A window from Tenacibaculum singaporense encodes these proteins:
- a CDS encoding MIP/aquaporin family protein yields the protein MKRYISEGIGTFALIFCGTGAMTVNEVTNGADLTHTGVAITWGLIVMAMIYAFGEISGAHFNPAVTIAFAYAKKFSWKEVPKYIIAQLVGAILASVMLWILFPTSEFYGATLPSVVPWRAFILELLLTFFLMLTIINVSTGSKEVGVMAGIAIGGVVLLEAMFAGPITKASMNPARSIAPALVSGHLEHLWLYILAPILGALLAVVSCKLVKDDNCCDEKC from the coding sequence ATGAAAAGATACATTTCTGAAGGTATAGGAACCTTTGCTTTAATTTTCTGCGGAACAGGAGCAATGACAGTAAATGAAGTAACCAACGGTGCTGATCTAACACATACTGGGGTGGCAATTACTTGGGGATTGATAGTAATGGCTATGATTTATGCTTTTGGAGAAATTTCAGGAGCACATTTTAATCCAGCTGTAACAATTGCTTTTGCCTATGCTAAAAAATTTTCATGGAAAGAGGTGCCTAAATATATAATAGCTCAATTAGTAGGAGCTATACTGGCAAGTGTAATGCTCTGGATTTTATTTCCAACGAGTGAGTTCTATGGAGCAACATTACCCTCAGTAGTGCCTTGGCGAGCCTTTATTTTAGAGCTTTTATTAACTTTCTTTTTAATGCTAACGATAATAAATGTATCTACAGGAAGTAAAGAAGTAGGAGTAATGGCAGGTATTGCTATTGGTGGAGTAGTTTTATTGGAAGCTATGTTTGCAGGCCCTATAACAAAAGCTTCTATGAACCCAGCTCGTTCTATAGCACCAGCATTAGTTTCTGGTCACTTAGAGCATTTATGGCTGTATATACTAGCTCCAATTTTAGGAGCTTTATTAGCAGTGGTTTCATGTAAACTTGTAAAAGACGATAATTGTTGTGATGAAAAATGTTAG
- the gldF gene encoding gliding motility-associated ABC transporter permease subunit GldF yields the protein MLPLLKKEFNSFFASPIAYLVIGVFLLVNGLFLWVFKDNFNILNAGFADLNSFFYLSPWLFLFLIPAITMKSFADEFNSGTIEILKTKPLTDWQIVLGKFFASLLLVVIALLPTLTYAYTVYQLGSPIGNLDLGSTIGSYLGLLFLAATYTAVGLFTSTLSKNQIVAFILSVFITFALFYGFDAVGSSLGNSGYTLQQFGFNEHFKSISRGVVDTRDVIYFISVTFFFLFITKQQLKNE from the coding sequence ATGCTACCACTACTAAAGAAAGAATTTAACTCATTTTTTGCCTCACCTATTGCCTATTTGGTTATTGGGGTGTTTTTACTTGTAAACGGTTTATTTTTATGGGTATTTAAAGACAATTTCAACATTTTAAATGCGGGGTTTGCCGATTTAAATAGCTTTTTTTATTTATCTCCATGGTTATTCTTATTTTTAATCCCTGCCATTACCATGAAAAGCTTTGCTGATGAATTTAATAGCGGAACTATTGAAATTCTAAAAACTAAACCACTTACCGATTGGCAAATTGTATTAGGTAAGTTTTTCGCTTCTCTTTTGTTAGTTGTCATTGCATTATTACCAACATTAACCTATGCATATACTGTGTATCAATTAGGAAGTCCTATTGGAAATTTAGACCTAGGTAGTACTATAGGTTCGTATTTAGGTTTGTTATTTTTAGCAGCAACCTATACAGCTGTTGGATTATTTACTTCTACCCTTTCAAAAAATCAAATTGTGGCATTTATTTTAAGTGTATTTATCACTTTTGCTTTATTCTATGGTTTTGACGCTGTAGGTTCTTCTTTAGGAAACTCAGGGTATACCTTACAACAGTTTGGTTTTAATGAACATTTTAAAAGCATTAGTCGTGGTGTGGTAGACACTCGTGATGTAATCTATTTTATCAGTGTTACATTCTTCTTTTTATTCATCACTAAACAACAGTTAAAAAATGAATAA
- a CDS encoding peroxiredoxin family protein, which produces MSKKLIKLFIFSLTLGIIIFLIYNIINKSKEIEIIEKKIKSIPEFSFNTLEKTKYTKNDLTPYLPTIFLYFNSECDMCHFEAQNISENIGRLESIQLIFISTESIKKIKVFSEQHNLNSKQNITFLSDNDNSFSTLFNVTSIPSSIIYDKQQNLIKIHKGQINQQGILNSLTSKNY; this is translated from the coding sequence ATGAGTAAAAAATTAATTAAGCTGTTTATTTTTTCTTTAACTCTTGGCATAATTATATTTTTAATATATAATATTATTAACAAGAGTAAAGAAATTGAAATTATTGAAAAAAAAATTAAGTCAATTCCTGAGTTTTCTTTTAACACTCTCGAAAAAACAAAATATACAAAAAACGACTTAACCCCCTATTTACCTACTATATTCTTATACTTTAATAGTGAATGTGATATGTGTCATTTTGAAGCGCAGAATATTTCTGAAAATATAGGTAGGCTTGAGAGTATACAATTAATTTTCATTTCTACAGAGTCTATAAAGAAAATTAAAGTATTTTCAGAACAGCACAATTTAAATAGCAAACAAAATATTACTTTTTTAAGTGATAATGATAATAGTTTTTCAACATTATTCAATGTGACCTCGATTCCTTCCTCAATTATATATGATAAACAACAGAATCTGATTAAAATTCATAAAGGTCAAATAAACCAACAAGGCATATTAAATTCATTAACAAGTAAAAATTATTAA
- a CDS encoding DinB family protein, with amino-acid sequence MTKNRIYRNNGAIGALLDEYEKSITEFKEVIKDVNSKELIQIVDSETKDEDCKSIQTIITHVVRAGYTYVIEIRRWLGEDIKYKEKETLNSILEYNEALDKMFAYNEQLFDDYPDIKLEELEPNKKVHVRWGQKYDVEQLFEHAIVHILRHRRQIELFKNKISR; translated from the coding sequence ATGACAAAAAATAGAATATATAGAAATAATGGAGCCATTGGTGCTTTGTTAGATGAATATGAAAAATCAATAACCGAGTTTAAAGAAGTTATTAAGGATGTAAATTCAAAAGAATTGATTCAAATAGTTGATAGTGAAACGAAAGATGAAGATTGTAAATCAATTCAAACAATAATAACACATGTAGTTAGAGCAGGATATACGTATGTTATTGAGATAAGAAGATGGTTAGGAGAAGATATAAAGTATAAAGAGAAAGAGACGTTAAATTCTATTTTAGAGTATAATGAAGCATTGGATAAAATGTTTGCTTATAATGAACAACTTTTTGATGATTATCCTGATATAAAACTAGAAGAATTAGAACCAAATAAGAAAGTACATGTTAGGTGGGGACAGAAATATGATGTAGAACAATTATTTGAACATGCTATTGTACATATACTAAGACATAGAAGACAAATAGAATTATTTAAAAACAAAATTAGTAGATAG
- a CDS encoding NAD(P)H-binding protein has protein sequence MKNVSILGCGWLGKELAVNFIEKGYEVKGSTTSKEKLQELESVAIPPYLVDISKEHISSEFLDADVLIIAITSKEVEDFKWLITSIEKSNITKVIFISSTSVYPSINKEMTEEDETVNSPLVEIENLFRNNNNFQTTIIRFAGLFGGERQPGNWFANRKIPHPKGYVNMIHREDCIAIIQEIVEQNVFGEVFNACINHHPTREDFYINARKSLGKPIPEFDNSKPLEYKIINSEKLQKVLSYQFLHNDLLNI, from the coding sequence ATGAAAAATGTTAGCATTTTAGGCTGTGGTTGGCTAGGAAAAGAATTAGCAGTAAATTTTATTGAGAAAGGATATGAAGTAAAAGGTTCAACAACTTCTAAAGAGAAACTTCAAGAATTAGAATCAGTTGCAATACCCCCTTATTTAGTTGATATTTCAAAGGAACATATTTCATCAGAATTTTTAGATGCTGATGTATTGATAATTGCAATAACTTCTAAAGAAGTAGAAGACTTTAAATGGTTGATAACTTCAATAGAAAAGTCAAACATAACTAAAGTTATCTTTATTAGTTCCACTTCGGTGTATCCTAGTATAAATAAGGAAATGACAGAAGAAGATGAAACTGTAAATTCTCCGCTAGTAGAAATAGAAAACCTATTTAGAAATAATAATAATTTTCAAACAACTATAATTCGTTTTGCTGGATTATTTGGAGGGGAAAGGCAACCAGGAAATTGGTTTGCGAATAGAAAAATACCACATCCAAAAGGCTATGTAAACATGATTCACCGTGAGGACTGTATCGCAATTATACAAGAAATTGTAGAACAAAATGTTTTTGGAGAAGTATTTAATGCTTGTATAAATCACCATCCAACCAGAGAAGATTTTTATATAAATGCTAGAAAAAGTCTTGGAAAACCAATTCCTGAGTTCGATAATTCAAAACCATTGGAATATAAAATAATTAATAGTGAAAAACTTCAAAAAGTATTGAGCTATCAGTTTCTACACAATGATTTATTAAATATTTGA
- a CDS encoding DUF2911 domain-containing protein, whose protein sequence is MKKILLSLFVVALSTNINAQLKTPAPSPAAKLEQTVGLTDVSVEYSRPSMKGRTIFGDLVPYGKVWRTGANANTKVTFSDDVTIDGKTLKKGTYALYTKPGKDSWEVIFYSDANNWGTPRKWDDAKVAVSTTAKVEAMPMKIETFTMSIDDLTNDSAVLGILWENAYIGVKFNTPTDKAVEKSIAQVMGGPSANDYFSSAVYYLQEGKDINKAKNWINKAVDMTKDQPRFWYLRQQSLILAKAGDKKGAVKAAKASLAGAEKAENADYVKMNKEFLAEIK, encoded by the coding sequence ATGAAAAAAATACTTTTAAGCTTGTTTGTTGTTGCTTTATCAACAAACATCAATGCACAATTAAAGACCCCAGCCCCTAGTCCTGCAGCTAAGTTAGAGCAAACTGTAGGTTTAACAGATGTATCAGTTGAATATTCTCGTCCAAGTATGAAGGGAAGAACCATTTTTGGCGATTTAGTTCCTTACGGAAAAGTATGGAGAACTGGTGCAAATGCAAACACAAAAGTTACTTTTAGTGACGATGTTACTATTGACGGTAAAACCTTAAAAAAAGGAACATACGCTTTATATACTAAACCAGGAAAAGATTCTTGGGAAGTAATTTTTTATTCAGATGCTAACAACTGGGGAACTCCAAGAAAATGGGATGATGCTAAAGTTGCTGTATCTACTACTGCCAAAGTTGAAGCTATGCCTATGAAAATTGAAACGTTCACAATGAGTATTGATGACTTAACAAACGATTCTGCTGTGTTAGGAATTTTATGGGAAAATGCTTACATAGGTGTAAAGTTTAATACTCCTACTGATAAGGCTGTAGAAAAAAGCATTGCGCAAGTAATGGGCGGACCTTCTGCCAATGATTATTTTTCTTCTGCTGTGTATTACTTACAAGAAGGAAAAGACATTAACAAAGCTAAAAATTGGATTAACAAAGCGGTTGACATGACTAAAGACCAGCCTCGTTTTTGGTATTTACGTCAACAATCATTAATCTTAGCGAAAGCTGGCGATAAAAAAGGAGCAGTTAAAGCAGCTAAAGCTTCATTAGCTGGTGCTGAAAAAGCTGAAAATGCTGATTATGTAAAAATGAACAAAGAGTTTCTTGCTGAAATAAAGTAA
- the gldG gene encoding gliding motility-associated ABC transporter substrate-binding protein GldG: MNKKLQHIALALIGLLIVNYIANSVYKRFDLTQDKRYTLSEVSERLIDKIDTPLTIHVFLEGDFPAEFKRLQIETRQFLEELQAKNANIRFRFINPDNIRERLVKRGMMPSQLTVEEDGKLSEAIIFPWAEITYGKKVELISLLPNSIAKTQEAQLQNAVEKLEYSFANALHNVTLKERQKIAVLAGNGELQDIYQYSLLSEIGKKYRLAKFTLDSVANNPQKTLKDLRAYDLAIIAKPTERFTEEEKLTVDQFIANGGKSLWMLDNNYADTDSLYNEGKMLAFPRDLNLTDLLFGYQIRVNNKLIQDLYSAKIPLATGNVGNQTQFQHLNWFYHPLVNGNPNHPITKNVAPVRFRFTTQIDTLKGNLKKTPLLVTSVLTKKTGTPNFIELQSIAKEPKENEFASGPQLLAVLVEGNIPSAYKNRIKPFDTPDFKAESTNNKMIVIADGDVGRNQILKGKPHDLSLDKWTGEQFGNKEFLINAIDYLLDDSGLIQLRNKTIQINLLDKQRAFTEKRFWQFINIGIPLVLLALFGFGFNYWRKKKYQ, encoded by the coding sequence ATGAATAAGAAATTACAACATATTGCATTAGCTCTTATCGGATTGTTAATTGTTAATTACATCGCTAATTCAGTTTACAAACGTTTCGATTTAACACAAGACAAACGTTATACCTTATCTGAAGTAAGTGAACGTCTTATTGATAAAATTGACACCCCACTAACGATTCATGTATTCTTAGAAGGTGATTTCCCTGCAGAATTTAAGCGTTTGCAAATAGAAACTCGTCAGTTTTTAGAAGAGCTACAAGCTAAAAATGCCAATATTCGTTTCCGTTTTATCAACCCTGATAACATTCGTGAACGTTTGGTAAAAAGAGGAATGATGCCAAGTCAGTTAACTGTGGAAGAAGATGGAAAGTTATCTGAAGCTATTATTTTTCCTTGGGCTGAAATTACTTATGGTAAAAAAGTAGAGTTAATTTCTTTACTTCCTAACTCAATTGCTAAAACTCAAGAAGCTCAGCTACAAAATGCTGTTGAAAAATTAGAGTATTCTTTTGCTAATGCACTACATAATGTTACTTTAAAAGAAAGACAAAAAATAGCGGTATTAGCTGGTAATGGTGAGTTGCAAGATATTTATCAATATAGTTTGTTAAGTGAAATTGGTAAAAAATATCGTTTAGCCAAGTTTACATTAGATAGTGTTGCTAATAATCCGCAAAAAACCTTAAAAGACTTAAGAGCATACGATTTAGCAATTATTGCCAAACCTACTGAGCGTTTTACAGAAGAAGAAAAGCTTACCGTCGATCAATTTATTGCCAATGGTGGTAAAAGTTTATGGATGTTAGATAATAACTATGCGGATACTGATAGTTTGTATAATGAAGGAAAAATGTTAGCATTTCCTCGTGATTTGAATTTAACGGACTTATTGTTTGGGTATCAAATTCGTGTAAACAATAAACTCATTCAAGATTTATATTCTGCTAAAATTCCACTAGCTACAGGAAATGTAGGCAACCAAACACAGTTTCAACACTTAAATTGGTTTTATCATCCGTTAGTTAATGGAAATCCAAACCACCCGATTACTAAAAATGTTGCGCCTGTTCGTTTTCGTTTTACCACTCAAATAGATACGTTAAAAGGAAACTTAAAAAAAACACCTTTATTGGTTACTTCTGTATTGACTAAAAAAACAGGAACTCCCAACTTTATTGAATTACAAAGTATTGCCAAAGAACCTAAAGAAAATGAATTTGCTTCAGGCCCACAATTATTGGCTGTTCTTGTAGAAGGTAATATTCCTTCTGCATATAAAAACAGAATAAAACCTTTTGACACTCCTGATTTTAAAGCTGAGAGTACAAACAATAAAATGATTGTAATTGCTGACGGTGATGTAGGTAGAAATCAGATTTTAAAAGGAAAACCTCACGATTTATCACTGGATAAATGGACAGGAGAACAGTTTGGTAATAAAGAGTTTTTAATCAATGCTATTGATTATTTGTTAGACGATTCTGGATTGATTCAACTACGTAATAAAACCATTCAAATTAATTTATTGGATAAGCAACGTGCTTTTACTGAAAAACGTTTTTGGCAATTTATCAATATTGGTATTCCGTTAGTTTTGTTAGCTCTGTTTGGTTTTGGATTTAATTACTGGAGAAAGAAGAAGTATCAGTAA